A genomic stretch from Telmatocola sphagniphila includes:
- a CDS encoding ATP-grasp domain-containing protein produces the protein MGLAPTLGDDLSSPLIVIGASARAAAQSARRVGREVFAIDLFGDTDLQRIATTRVLSFEEYPNGFLDALNSFPKAPLIYTGGLENHPDVVDRLALQRPLYGNAGESLRIVRDPFFLSRILRKYNLPALELAETAQPGKRNWLKKPKGKSAGMGIHQVAGTEIAAHPDYYFQEFCPGEPHSAIFLAHPRETRLLALNRQLIGTSWLGASGFLYAGNIGPLPVNEELKRQLQAMGDAVAHECGLRGLFGIDFLLHQEQAYLVEVNPRYTAAVELYERVTDYPLLRDHLACFEKGQISAELANGKMVEGKAILYARVDFPFPHGRELDASWADLPRAGQPQKAGWPVCMRFASGADAAEVLKKLQQRAEETYRLFR, from the coding sequence ATGGGGCTTGCGCCGACTCTGGGGGATGATCTGAGTTCCCCTTTGATCGTGATCGGAGCTTCCGCGCGAGCGGCGGCTCAATCGGCTCGACGGGTGGGTCGGGAAGTCTTCGCGATCGATCTGTTCGGCGATACCGATCTTCAGCGGATCGCCACGACGCGCGTCCTTTCTTTCGAGGAATATCCAAACGGATTTTTGGATGCTTTGAATTCTTTTCCGAAAGCCCCTTTGATTTACACCGGCGGGCTGGAAAATCATCCCGATGTCGTGGATCGACTCGCACTGCAACGGCCGCTCTACGGTAATGCCGGCGAGAGCCTGCGAATAGTGCGCGACCCCTTTTTTCTGTCGCGAATCCTTCGCAAATACAATTTGCCCGCGCTAGAACTGGCGGAGACTGCGCAACCCGGTAAGCGAAACTGGCTGAAAAAGCCGAAGGGCAAATCAGCCGGAATGGGAATTCACCAAGTGGCCGGAACGGAAATCGCCGCGCATCCCGATTACTACTTTCAGGAATTCTGTCCCGGCGAACCGCACTCGGCGATATTCCTCGCTCATCCGCGCGAAACTCGTTTACTGGCCCTGAATCGGCAACTGATTGGGACTTCCTGGCTGGGGGCAAGCGGGTTTTTGTATGCAGGCAACATCGGTCCGCTTCCCGTGAACGAGGAACTCAAAAGGCAGTTACAAGCGATGGGAGATGCGGTTGCTCATGAATGCGGTTTGCGGGGTTTATTTGGCATCGATTTCCTGCTTCATCAGGAGCAGGCTTACTTGGTGGAAGTGAACCCGCGCTACACCGCAGCGGTCGAGCTTTACGAACGGGTTACGGACTACCCGTTGCTTCGCGATCACTTGGCCTGTTTTGAAAAGGGGCAAATCTCGGCGGAGTTGGCAAATGGGAAAATGGTCGAGGGCAAAGCCATCCTGTATGCGAGAGTGGATTTTCCTTTTCCGCACGGGCGGGAATTGGATGCTTCGTGGGCCGATCTGCCCCGAGCGGGCCAGCCGCAAAAAGCGGGCTGGCCGGTTTGCATGAGGTTCGCCTCCGGGGCCGATGCCGCCGAGGTCCTCAAGAAATTACAGCAGCGAGCAGAAGAGACTTACCGTCTCTTCAGATGA
- a CDS encoding outer membrane protein assembly factor BamB family protein, with protein MRSILLFLGLFCLAPSAHGDDWPQWLGPTRDGISQETIAPWKEVPKVLWKAPVGDGHSSPVVAHGKVFLFSMALQDGKQHEQLQVFDAKKGDLLETASYPKDKYESIFGNGPRATPAVFDNTVYTYGNTAVLSAFSADKIQQPLFQNDLLKEYKAKNLTFGISASPLVVENLVVVPVGGAGHGMMAFDRKTGKEAWSALDDPASYAAPVYKHNQIIALTGANAVGLSLKGEVLWKYPFKDLLNESSTTPVVIGDKVVVSSVTAGAVCLEIKETDGKWSAKELWKKPELSCYFSTPIVLSPEHMLMVTGNAIPPKPARLRLVEIATGKTLWEHEKIGKYHASLIKLQDGKVLGVDDNGYLFLIDPTVEKYTELSRSRLFPANGNAWAHPALVHGKLYVRSAKELFCFELK; from the coding sequence ATGCGATCCATACTGCTGTTTTTGGGATTATTCTGTCTCGCTCCGAGCGCTCACGGCGACGATTGGCCGCAGTGGCTAGGCCCGACTCGCGATGGCATCTCTCAGGAAACCATCGCCCCCTGGAAAGAAGTTCCCAAGGTGCTCTGGAAGGCTCCCGTCGGCGATGGGCACTCTTCCCCGGTCGTGGCCCACGGCAAAGTTTTCCTATTTTCGATGGCCCTGCAGGACGGCAAGCAGCACGAACAATTGCAGGTTTTCGACGCCAAAAAAGGCGATCTGCTCGAAACGGCCTCCTATCCCAAGGACAAATACGAATCGATCTTCGGCAACGGACCCCGGGCCACCCCAGCCGTTTTCGATAACACCGTTTACACGTACGGCAATACAGCCGTGCTCTCGGCGTTTTCCGCCGATAAGATTCAACAGCCGCTATTTCAAAACGATCTTTTGAAAGAGTACAAAGCCAAGAATCTGACTTTCGGCATCTCCGCCTCGCCGCTGGTGGTGGAAAATCTCGTGGTGGTACCCGTCGGCGGTGCCGGGCATGGGATGATGGCGTTCGACCGCAAGACCGGCAAAGAAGCCTGGAGCGCTCTCGACGACCCGGCTAGTTATGCCGCGCCGGTTTACAAGCATAATCAAATTATCGCCCTGACCGGGGCCAACGCCGTGGGGTTATCGCTAAAAGGCGAAGTGCTCTGGAAGTATCCTTTCAAAGATTTACTAAACGAAAGCTCCACGACGCCCGTGGTCATCGGCGATAAAGTTGTCGTCAGCTCGGTCACGGCCGGGGCAGTCTGTCTGGAAATCAAGGAAACCGACGGTAAATGGTCGGCCAAGGAACTCTGGAAAAAACCGGAGTTGAGCTGCTACTTCTCAACGCCCATTGTGCTGTCGCCGGAGCACATGCTGATGGTGACGGGCAACGCCATTCCCCCCAAACCGGCCCGGCTGCGCCTGGTCGAAATCGCCACCGGCAAAACCCTCTGGGAGCACGAAAAAATCGGAAAGTATCACGCTTCGCTGATCAAACTCCAGGACGGCAAAGTTCTGGGCGTCGACGATAATGGCTATTTGTTCCTGATCGATCCCACGGTCGAGAAATATACCGAACTCAGTCGTAGCCGTCTCTTCCCGGCCAATGGCAACGCCTGGGCGCATCCCGCTCTGGTCCACGGCAAACTTTACGTCCGTAGCGCTAAAGAACTGTTCTGTTTCGAACTGAAATAG
- a CDS encoding MATE family efflux transporter, which yields MSIPENINVDSSRSPVERVLLLAWPVLLQQALILAAGLYDRWVAGNYLPSDENLHSSYQAALSTVQYLAWSISCFAVLVSVGSTALVARFIGAGEVEDANRVTNQSIILAIFFGILASLVGLWKLPDLIALLKLDPPSDRLAIEMLQPVILFLVFQMIELSGIACLTGAGDTKPGMLVLGGVAVFNIPMVYLFFHGFWILPAFGHQGITLGTAVSHSIGGLVVLTFLIKGRAGLSLQRRLFKPQIILIKRILRVSIPAAIDSLSVAACQLWFLSLVNVLGKEAATAHGNAIGWEGLGYLSGQAFATAAAALVGQNLGARNPNEAARCGWTAFAMGSICMAVMGLVFYLCAEPMLRLFNPYPHQQPVIDAGVPVLRLVAFAMPALAAIIIFTGALRGAGDTRMPMVATWIGFLLIRMPLAYLFTRSTIDLGSLGTIKGWNLGLIGAWWAMFIDLAIRGALFFWRFSSGRWKKVVV from the coding sequence ATGAGTATACCTGAAAACATCAACGTCGACTCTTCACGATCTCCCGTGGAGCGCGTTCTACTACTGGCCTGGCCGGTTCTACTGCAGCAGGCATTGATTCTAGCCGCCGGGCTTTACGATCGTTGGGTGGCGGGGAACTACTTGCCGAGCGATGAAAATCTGCACTCCTCCTATCAGGCGGCTTTGAGTACCGTTCAATATCTCGCCTGGAGCATCTCCTGTTTCGCCGTGCTGGTCAGTGTCGGATCAACCGCACTAGTCGCCCGATTCATCGGCGCGGGGGAAGTGGAAGACGCCAATCGCGTGACCAATCAATCGATCATTCTCGCGATATTTTTCGGCATTCTCGCTTCCCTCGTCGGATTATGGAAATTACCCGATTTGATTGCTCTGCTGAAATTGGATCCGCCCTCCGATCGATTAGCGATTGAAATGCTTCAGCCGGTGATCTTGTTTCTAGTATTCCAGATGATCGAACTCTCCGGGATCGCCTGCTTGACGGGGGCCGGGGATACCAAGCCCGGCATGCTGGTGCTGGGCGGTGTGGCGGTTTTCAACATACCGATGGTTTATCTGTTCTTCCATGGTTTTTGGATCCTGCCAGCATTCGGCCACCAGGGAATTACGCTGGGTACCGCCGTCAGCCATTCGATCGGCGGTCTGGTCGTTCTCACCTTTCTCATAAAAGGTCGGGCCGGCCTGTCGCTGCAACGCCGGTTGTTTAAACCGCAGATCATTTTGATCAAGCGGATCCTGCGGGTGAGCATTCCCGCCGCCATCGATTCGCTATCCGTCGCCGCCTGCCAACTCTGGTTCCTATCGCTGGTGAATGTGCTGGGAAAAGAAGCGGCCACCGCTCACGGTAATGCCATCGGCTGGGAGGGTCTGGGCTATCTCTCCGGTCAGGCCTTTGCGACGGCGGCCGCGGCTCTGGTAGGTCAGAACCTGGGGGCTCGCAACCCAAATGAAGCCGCCCGCTGTGGCTGGACCGCTTTTGCCATGGGCAGTATCTGCATGGCGGTCATGGGACTCGTTTTCTACCTCTGCGCCGAGCCGATGCTGCGGCTATTCAACCCCTACCCGCACCAGCAGCCGGTGATCGATGCCGGGGTACCCGTTTTGCGACTGGTGGCCTTCGCCATGCCTGCCCTCGCGGCGATCATCATTTTTACCGGGGCACTACGCGGCGCGGGCGATACCCGCATGCCCATGGTAGCGACCTGGATCGGGTTCCTCCTCATCCGAATGCCCCTGGCTTACCTATTTACGCGCAGCACCATTGATCTGGGAAGCTTGGGAACCATCAAGGGCTGGAACCTCGGATTGATTGGAGCCTGGTGGGCTATGTTCATCGATCTGGCCATTCGCGGGGCGCTATTTTTCTGGCGGTTCAGCTCCGGACGTTGGAAGAAAGTGGTTGTATGA
- the coaD gene encoding pantetheine-phosphate adenylyltransferase, which produces MSTLSPRRAVYTGVFDPVHCGHLDVIQRASKIMDELIVGVGVNPDKSPFFSLDERVELLQLVTKPFPNVVVRPFKGLAVRFVREVGAGIMVRGLRTLSDMEYEFTMSLMNLNLDPGIETIFLMAKEEFSHVSGSLLRQIALLDGDMSKFLPQEIQKPLRERARQRLSVS; this is translated from the coding sequence ATGAGCACGCTGAGTCCCCGCCGCGCCGTCTACACCGGCGTCTTCGATCCGGTCCACTGCGGTCATCTGGATGTCATCCAGCGGGCCAGCAAAATCATGGATGAATTAATTGTGGGAGTGGGTGTTAATCCGGATAAAAGCCCCTTCTTCAGCCTCGACGAACGCGTCGAACTGCTTCAACTCGTCACCAAGCCATTCCCAAATGTGGTCGTCCGGCCCTTCAAAGGCTTGGCGGTTCGGTTCGTCCGGGAGGTGGGGGCTGGCATTATGGTGCGCGGCCTGCGCACCCTCAGCGATATGGAATATGAATTTACCATGTCGCTGATGAATCTGAATCTCGATCCGGGAATTGAAACCATTTTCCTGATGGCCAAGGAAGAGTTCTCGCACGTCAGCGGTTCGCTGCTCCGGCAGATTGCTCTCCTGGATGGTGATATGAGCAAGTTTTTGCCCCAGGAAATACAAAAGCCGTTGCGGGAACGTGCCCGGCAACGGCTGAGTGTCTCTTAA
- the tnpA gene encoding IS200/IS605 family transposase, whose amino-acid sequence MAHSLSKLYVHLIFSTKYRLPLLLDSFRSRFHDYLGGILRELEVPAIEMNSEPDHVHILFVQSRTMCLAEIVQEVKRSSSIWLKKVDSSLENFYWQKGYGAFSVSESFLEQIQIYIRNQREHHRKISYQEEYRDWLHQYRIEYDERYVWE is encoded by the coding sequence ATGGCTCATTCGCTTTCGAAGTTGTACGTCCATCTCATTTTCTCGACCAAATACCGGCTTCCTCTTTTGCTCGATTCGTTCCGTTCCCGATTTCATGATTACCTCGGGGGTATTCTGCGGGAGCTGGAGGTTCCGGCGATCGAGATGAACTCGGAACCGGATCATGTGCATATCCTGTTCGTTCAATCTCGAACGATGTGTCTGGCCGAGATCGTCCAGGAAGTCAAACGATCCTCCAGTATCTGGCTCAAAAAGGTTGATTCCTCGCTGGAAAACTTTTATTGGCAGAAAGGCTATGGAGCGTTTTCCGTCAGCGAATCCTTTTTGGAACAAATCCAAATATACATTCGCAATCAAAGAGAGCATCATCGCAAGATTTCTTACCAGGAGGAATATCGCGATTGGTTGCACCAATACCGGATTGAATACGACGAACGATATGTTTGGGAATGA
- a CDS encoding 3-keto-disaccharide hydrolase, whose protein sequence is MQKNLLIIGFFFIFCPPLSAQVPQDSPFSPSEFKKNPEGWSDLLGKGLNGWKRVPIPPGGKLLEKNPWKPGKESMLCEAAGFHEMLLWEHELADGTLHVEWKFRKQAEKKPYTSGLYVRNSSDGSSWHQVQIGDQNIGYLFGETLVNGSKKRFRTESLGRQRGYPPGEWNTTEIHCAGKSITLWHNGYVTSEWKDCPLAKGYFGLEAEGSPIEFRNVKWKEKK, encoded by the coding sequence GTGCAAAAGAACTTGCTTATAATCGGATTTTTTTTCATTTTTTGCCCGCCGCTGTCCGCACAAGTTCCCCAGGATTCCCCATTCAGCCCCTCGGAATTCAAGAAAAACCCTGAAGGATGGAGCGATTTACTAGGAAAAGGCCTGAATGGCTGGAAGCGCGTTCCGATTCCGCCAGGTGGAAAATTGTTGGAAAAAAATCCCTGGAAGCCAGGCAAGGAATCGATGCTGTGCGAAGCTGCGGGGTTTCACGAGATGCTGCTTTGGGAGCACGAACTGGCCGACGGCACGCTGCACGTCGAATGGAAGTTCCGCAAACAAGCCGAGAAGAAGCCCTACACCAGCGGACTTTATGTCCGCAACAGCTCCGACGGATCCTCCTGGCATCAGGTGCAGATCGGCGATCAGAATATCGGCTACCTATTTGGAGAGACCTTAGTGAATGGATCTAAGAAGCGTTTCCGCACTGAGTCTCTCGGCCGGCAGCGGGGCTATCCGCCCGGAGAATGGAATACCACCGAAATTCACTGCGCGGGAAAATCGATCACCCTCTGGCACAACGGCTACGTGACCTCGGAATGGAAAGACTGTCCGTTGGCGAAAGGTTACTTCGGACTGGAGGCGGAGGGATCGCCGATCGAGTTTCGCAATGTGAAGTGGAAAGAGAAGAAATAA
- a CDS encoding glycine zipper domain-containing protein: protein MKMRDRNYCILALFAVVAMGSTGCSSLSNTGNGALIGGGAGAGLGAAIGSASGHTGAGALIGGITGAAAGGLIGNDMDQKEKKTEQAKLAQAQAAANAKPPLTVEDVRQLVASGTPDDVIINQIRTTGSTYKLTAADIQYLTQNGVSNRVIMEMQNAKQVTVVTQQPVIVRQAPPPDVVYVQQPVYVAPPPPPPPAASFRFTYIR from the coding sequence ATGAAAATGCGTGACCGTAATTACTGTATCCTTGCGTTATTTGCGGTAGTGGCCATGGGTTCGACGGGTTGTTCGTCCTTGTCCAATACCGGTAATGGAGCATTGATTGGCGGCGGTGCCGGTGCGGGCCTCGGTGCGGCGATTGGTTCCGCGTCGGGCCATACAGGCGCAGGCGCCCTCATCGGTGGTATCACGGGGGCCGCGGCCGGTGGTCTGATCGGAAACGATATGGACCAGAAGGAGAAGAAGACCGAGCAGGCGAAACTGGCCCAGGCTCAGGCCGCTGCTAACGCGAAGCCGCCGCTTACGGTGGAAGATGTTCGCCAGTTAGTGGCCAGTGGAACGCCGGATGATGTGATTATCAATCAGATCCGCACAACCGGCTCTACTTATAAACTGACCGCGGCGGACATCCAGTACCTGACACAGAATGGCGTCAGCAACCGGGTGATCATGGAGATGCAGAATGCCAAGCAGGTTACCGTGGTGACTCAACAGCCGGTCATCGTGCGACAAGCACCGCCGCCTGATGTGGTCTACGTCCAGCAGCCGGTTTATGTAGCTCCCCCACCGCCGCCTCCACCAGCGGCCAGCTTCCGATTTACTTATATTCGCTAG
- the glnE gene encoding bifunctional [glutamate--ammonia ligase]-adenylyl-L-tyrosine phosphorylase/[glutamate--ammonia-ligase] adenylyltransferase, producing MPRNAKLPLETWRLKNASLGSTNLAAIEEACPIPLREKLLSALDRLMPTLADQDRALNNLERLTATGKFFSSIENISSTLESLLPLFSTSQFLSDVVISQPENLDLLEFPARLTPTAVELTRLVTDQVLQAGDDATVLKILRKFRQRQMVRIGFNDIVRERPLEEITGDLSNLADACIEAALQVSLRNAANKYGAPLREDGQPSHCTVLAFGKLGAQELNYSSDIDLMVIFDEEGQPKNRRGISNQEFYSRIVPEIVRLLSAHTDHGQAYRVDLRLRPEGSNGALARSLSSTLYYYDTLGRTWERQALIKVRPVAGYLPLGKEFLQSITPFIYRKYLNFAEINGIKAMKRLIENKTQKAGVDDREVKTGRGGIRDIEFTIQFLQLLNGCDLQDVRKRGTLEAMSALEEVGCLTDTEYRGLDDAYRFLRKTEHRLQLLFDLQTHRLPSKEEDLRTLARRMGYTEPEKPRPIARIVAEENVLSPQKHSPLDEPPPGLSLDTRALLIDPLEQFLLDYQEKTLLNRTILDHLLHQSFADSDEAAEPETDLVLDPDPDEKTIHMIFSRYPFRNIPAAYANLMKLSRESSLFLSTRRCRHFLANIAPRLLKAISETPDPDLALENLEKVTASLGGKAVLWELFSFNPPSLKLYVDLCSNSPFLSEILINNPGMIDELLDSLVLNQPRKIEDLRQELAELTRGVDKPEALGSILHSFQDKEILRVGVRDLLGKDRIFETTAAISDIAETLLETVIQQQMPTRLGVPRLPDGRACRFTFLGAGKLGGKEMSYHSDLDLLLIYEGEGETGSPVPGDHYFRPVDNFLYFTELAQRVIKVMGQMGQHGKLYSVDMRLRPTGKSGSLVSSLEAFQRYYQSPAAQIWERQSMARARPLKGDTQFNEQVMAVIREAITGVTWSTVVIEEIRSMRKRLEHSASPRSLKRGPGGIADVEFAIQLLQIKYGRGFPHILQPNAWAALDALHNTGLLPSAEYQTLKLSYSFLRLAESRLRIVTNRPQNEYPEASVEQDKLARRLGIAGLRTAADLRDEIQRVTGNVRKCYESMLQREQA from the coding sequence ATGCCGAGGAATGCCAAATTACCGCTGGAAACCTGGCGCCTGAAGAACGCCAGCCTCGGCAGCACGAACCTGGCCGCGATCGAAGAGGCCTGCCCGATACCGCTGCGCGAAAAGCTGCTGTCGGCGCTCGACCGGCTGATGCCGACGCTGGCCGATCAGGACCGCGCGCTCAATAATCTCGAACGACTGACGGCCACGGGGAAATTTTTCAGCAGCATCGAGAACATCAGCAGCACGCTGGAATCGCTGCTGCCGCTGTTCAGCACTTCGCAATTTCTTAGCGATGTGGTGATCTCCCAGCCGGAAAATCTCGACCTTCTCGAGTTTCCGGCCCGTCTCACCCCCACGGCGGTGGAGTTGACCCGCCTCGTCACCGATCAAGTGCTGCAAGCGGGCGATGATGCGACCGTCCTGAAGATCCTCCGAAAATTCCGCCAGCGGCAGATGGTTCGGATCGGCTTCAACGACATTGTTCGAGAAAGGCCGCTCGAAGAGATCACCGGCGATCTTTCGAATCTGGCCGATGCCTGCATCGAAGCCGCGTTGCAGGTCTCCCTCCGGAACGCCGCGAATAAATATGGAGCGCCGTTGCGTGAGGATGGCCAGCCCTCGCACTGCACCGTGCTGGCTTTCGGGAAACTCGGCGCCCAGGAATTGAACTATTCCAGCGACATCGATCTGATGGTGATTTTCGATGAGGAGGGACAGCCGAAAAATCGCCGAGGGATCAGCAATCAGGAATTTTATTCGCGCATCGTTCCGGAAATCGTGCGCTTGCTCTCGGCCCATACCGATCACGGACAGGCCTATCGCGTCGATCTACGACTTCGACCTGAAGGCAGTAACGGCGCGCTGGCCCGCAGCCTTTCCAGCACGCTTTACTACTACGACACCCTCGGTCGGACCTGGGAACGGCAGGCGCTCATCAAAGTTCGCCCGGTGGCCGGGTACCTGCCCTTGGGAAAAGAGTTTCTTCAGAGCATCACACCCTTCATTTATCGCAAATATCTGAACTTCGCGGAGATCAACGGCATCAAGGCCATGAAGCGGCTGATCGAGAATAAAACCCAGAAAGCCGGCGTGGACGATCGCGAGGTGAAGACCGGCCGGGGGGGGATCCGCGACATCGAGTTCACCATTCAATTTCTCCAGTTGCTCAACGGCTGCGATCTGCAGGATGTTCGGAAACGAGGCACGCTGGAAGCCATGAGTGCCCTGGAAGAGGTCGGCTGCCTGACCGATACCGAATATCGCGGGCTCGACGATGCTTACCGGTTCTTGAGAAAGACCGAGCACCGCTTGCAATTACTTTTCGATTTGCAGACGCATCGGCTCCCATCCAAGGAGGAAGACCTGCGCACGCTCGCACGCCGGATGGGTTACACGGAGCCGGAGAAACCGCGGCCGATCGCCCGCATCGTGGCCGAGGAAAATGTGCTGAGTCCGCAGAAGCATTCGCCGCTCGATGAACCTCCTCCCGGGCTGTCACTCGATACCCGCGCGCTACTCATCGATCCACTCGAACAGTTCCTGCTCGATTATCAGGAAAAAACGCTGCTTAATCGGACGATTCTCGATCACCTGCTGCACCAGAGTTTCGCCGATTCGGACGAGGCCGCGGAACCTGAGACGGATCTGGTGCTCGATCCCGACCCGGACGAAAAAACCATTCATATGATTTTCAGCCGGTATCCCTTTCGGAACATCCCGGCGGCCTATGCCAACTTGATGAAGCTTTCGCGCGAGTCTTCACTGTTTCTATCCACGCGGCGCTGCCGGCACTTTTTAGCGAACATTGCGCCGCGCTTACTGAAGGCGATTTCCGAAACGCCCGACCCCGATCTGGCTCTGGAAAATCTGGAGAAAGTGACGGCCTCTCTCGGGGGCAAAGCGGTTCTCTGGGAGTTGTTCAGCTTCAATCCCCCCAGTCTGAAACTTTACGTCGATCTCTGCTCCAACAGCCCGTTCCTCTCGGAGATCCTGATCAACAATCCGGGGATGATCGACGAACTGCTGGACAGTCTGGTTTTGAATCAGCCGCGCAAAATCGAGGATTTGCGTCAGGAACTGGCCGAGCTGACCCGCGGGGTTGATAAACCCGAAGCGCTCGGCAGCATCCTGCACAGTTTCCAGGATAAAGAGATTCTCCGCGTTGGCGTGCGCGACCTGTTGGGTAAAGATCGCATTTTCGAAACCACGGCGGCCATCAGTGACATTGCCGAAACGCTCCTGGAAACTGTGATTCAACAGCAGATGCCGACCCGCCTCGGCGTGCCGCGACTGCCCGACGGCCGGGCCTGTCGATTCACCTTTCTCGGGGCCGGTAAACTCGGCGGCAAAGAGATGAGCTACCATAGCGATCTCGATTTGCTGCTGATCTACGAAGGCGAAGGCGAGACCGGATCCCCGGTACCCGGAGACCATTATTTTCGGCCGGTCGATAACTTCCTGTACTTCACTGAACTGGCCCAACGCGTCATCAAGGTCATGGGCCAGATGGGTCAGCATGGTAAGCTTTACAGCGTGGATATGCGGTTGCGGCCGACCGGCAAATCGGGTTCACTGGTCTCATCCCTGGAAGCATTCCAGCGCTACTACCAGTCCCCGGCCGCGCAGATCTGGGAACGGCAATCGATGGCGCGGGCCCGGCCGCTGAAAGGAGATACCCAATTCAACGAACAGGTGATGGCGGTGATTCGTGAAGCCATTACGGGTGTGACCTGGAGCACGGTCGTCATCGAGGAAATCCGTTCGATGCGCAAGCGCCTCGAGCATTCCGCCTCGCCGCGCAGTTTAAAGCGAGGACCGGGGGGAATTGCCGATGTGGAATTTGCGATTCAACTTTTGCAGATCAAGTATGGCCGGGGGTTCCCGCATATTTTGCAGCCTAATGCCTGGGCCGCGCTGGATGCATTGCACAACACCGGGCTATTGCCTTCGGCGGAGTATCAAACTCTGAAACTGTCCTATTCGTTCTTGCGGTTAGCCGAGAGCCGGTTGCGCATCGTCACCAACCGGCCACAAAATGAATATCCCGAAGCGAGCGTGGAACAGGATAAACTGGCGCGCCGGCTAGGAATCGCCGGTTTACGCACGGCGGCCGACCTGCGCGATGAGATTCAGAGAGTGACCGGCAACGTTCGCAAATGCTACGAGTCGATGCTGCAACGCGAACAGGCTTAG
- a CDS encoding UDP-glucuronic acid decarboxylase family protein, translating into MRTLITGGGGFIGSHLCERFLKEGHEVICVDNFITGSLTNLDEFRDNPRFTFIGHDISNPLKIKGEIHNVLHFASPASPVDYLNYPIQTLKVGSLGTHVSLGIAKEKKARYLVASTSEVYGDPEVHPQHENYWGNVNPIGPRGVYDEAKRFTESMVMAYHRTHGLNTHIIRIFNTYGERMRLDDGRVLPNFMGQALRGEPITVYGDGSQTRSFQYVSDLVEGIWRLLATDYHEPVNLGNPDEVTILEFAKEVLELSGSKSEIVYKPLPQDDPKVRKPDITRAKQLLGWEPKVKRQVGMKQTLDFFKKKMGK; encoded by the coding sequence ATGCGTACTCTGATTACCGGTGGCGGTGGTTTCATTGGCTCCCACCTTTGCGAACGATTTCTCAAAGAAGGCCACGAAGTTATCTGCGTCGATAATTTCATCACCGGCTCGCTCACGAACCTCGACGAGTTCCGCGACAATCCCCGATTCACGTTCATCGGACACGACATCTCCAATCCGCTGAAAATCAAAGGCGAAATCCACAACGTTTTGCATTTCGCCAGCCCCGCCAGCCCCGTCGATTATCTGAACTATCCGATCCAGACTTTGAAAGTCGGGTCTCTCGGCACGCACGTATCGCTCGGGATTGCCAAAGAGAAAAAAGCCCGCTATCTGGTGGCCAGTACCAGCGAAGTTTACGGCGATCCCGAAGTGCACCCGCAACACGAAAACTACTGGGGCAATGTCAATCCCATCGGCCCGCGCGGCGTCTACGATGAAGCCAAGCGATTCACCGAATCGATGGTGATGGCCTACCATCGCACGCACGGCTTGAACACCCACATCATCCGAATCTTCAACACCTACGGCGAACGCATGCGGCTCGACGATGGCCGGGTGTTGCCGAACTTCATGGGGCAGGCGCTGCGCGGCGAACCGATCACCGTCTACGGCGATGGCTCGCAAACCCGAAGCTTTCAATACGTTTCCGATCTCGTCGAAGGAATCTGGCGGCTACTGGCGACCGATTATCACGAACCGGTGAACCTCGGTAATCCGGATGAAGTGACAATCCTGGAATTCGCCAAGGAAGTGTTGGAACTCTCGGGCAGCAAGAGCGAAATCGTCTACAAACCGTTGCCGCAAGACGATCCCAAAGTTCGTAAGCCCGATATCACTCGGGCCAAGCAATTGCTCGGCTGGGAACCTAAGGTCAAACGCCAGGTCGGGATGAAGCAAACTCTCGATTTCTTCAAGAAAAAGATGGGTAAATAA